One region of Phragmites australis chromosome 18, lpPhrAust1.1, whole genome shotgun sequence genomic DNA includes:
- the LOC133898245 gene encoding transcription factor MYB93-like, with protein MGRSPCCDESGLKKGPWTPEEDEKLLQYIQKNGHGSWRTLPRLAGLNRCGKSCRLRWTNYLRPDIKRGKFSQEEEQTILHLHSILGNKWSAIAAHLPGRTDNEIKNFWNTHLKKRLIQMGFDPMTHRPRTDFFAALPQLIALASLRGQLELGADPAAAAQMQAGADVDVAIQAAKLQYLQCLLQSAATTIASTGGGSAPDAEAAALGSVCSPQGTHGASTVPVSGAGDHMPCTFSEALLTVSNEANQGALSSGADDDVFACHGGGSLPPLSDAANPADGCSATASSSFGGRASSPLPWPEFFPDDPFITDFL; from the exons ATGGGGAGATCTCCTTGCTGCGATGAGAGCGGCCTCAAGAAGGGCCCGTGGAcgccggaggaggacgagaagctgCTGCAGTACATCCAGAAAAACGGCCATGGCAGCTGGAGGACCCTCCCAAGGCTTGCTG GGCTGAACAGATGCGGCAAGAGCTGCCGGCTGCGGTGGACCAACTACCTGCGGCCGGACATCAAGCGGGGCAAGTTCtcgcaggaggaggagcagaccATCCTCCACCTGCACTCCATCCTCGGCAACAAGTGGTCGGCGATCGCGGCACACCTGCCCGGCCGGACGgacaacgagatcaagaacTTCTGGAACACGCACCTCAAGAAGCGGCTCATCCAGATGGGCTTCGACCCCATGACGCACCGCCCGCGGACCGACTTCTTCGCGGCGCTGCCACAGCTCATCGCGCTAGCCAGCCTCCGTGGACAGCTTGAGCTCGGTGCCGAtccggcggccgcggcgcagATGCAGGCCGGCGCCGACGTCGACGTGGCCATCCAGGCCGCCAAACTCCAGTACCTGCAGTGCCTCCTCCAGTCCGcggccaccaccatcgcctCGACCGGCGGCGGCTCCGCGCCCGACGCCGAGGCGGCAGCTCTCGGCTCCGTCTGCTCGCCGCAGGGGACGCATGGTGCTAGCACCGTCCCGGTGTCTGGGGCCGGTGACCACATGCCATGCACGTTCTCCGAGGCGCTGTTGACTGTGAGCAACGAAGCCAATCAAGGGGCCCTCAGCAGTGGCGCTGATGATGATGTGTTCGCGTGCCACGGTGGTGGCTCGCTGCCGCCCCTCTCCGACGCCGCGAACCCGGCGGACGGGTGCAGCGCCACGGCGTCGTCCAGCTTCGGTGGCAGAGCGAGCAGCCCGCTCCCCTGGCCGGAGTTCTTCCCCGACGACCCCTTCATCACTGATTTCCTATGA